The Punica granatum isolate Tunisia-2019 chromosome 4, ASM765513v2, whole genome shotgun sequence sequence TTCAAGAACCTTATAAGTGAAATGATCCGCAGCGATTTGGCGATTAGAGCCATGGTTGCTCACGCTGAACTCTTAGTCTTCACTTCGACCAAGTTGCCTATACGACTTTGGAGTGAGTCTGAGTACTTCATCAATACTTCCATTATTCATAAGGAATAACTACTAGGTAGTCTGTGTGAACCGTGTTTTTGGTcgtaaaattgaaattctatTGCAGGGTTTCAGGGGAAGCTGTACTTGTGGGGAGTTTTCAGGAAGAAGCAAGATTCATCCGAAACATCGAAATCATCGGCTACTTCTGCAGATAACATTTCGGAGACAGTAGGCCCAAACTTGAAGGGTCCTATACCAGTCCGTTAGCCCGTTAGCATAAATCAACTCAATTGTAAAGGTTTTGTTAGGGTGGTATCAGTGCCACAATGTATTCCTTCTAGTTTCTTGGGTAACAACTAACAACATGAACCAGAAAATTAGAATATTCGGGTTTGGCTAATATTCTTTTGAAAGTGTAAATTCCATTGTATATTCATGTCTTGCTTCGGCTTGACGATGATCATGTTCTGTCGTTGTTCTGAGTCACATTTCTTATCTTCCCGTCTTGTACCAGAAACAGAAAATCAAAAGTTGGAAGACGTCTTCGGTCGTGGTGGGGGCCTAAGTTATTACTCGCTAATAAGATTAAGGGGTGTCCTATCGCTGGATATCGACTTCGACGGCTAAATTGACCCTGTCTACCTCTCTAGTAGGGCCCAGTGACTCGATTCAGTGCTGAGACTTAACATTGAGAAAAAGCGCGAGCACGAGGCCGTGTGAATTATAGAAGCACGGGCCTATGTTACTCTACTTAGGATTGGGAGGTTAAAcctaattattataattatagtgattaattaataattgaatttaataCTGTAATTGTCTTCACGGTGCAAGGCTTGTACGTCTCTACTTATTAGGTAAAGCTTAAAGTTGtcttaaagaaaaagaaaacatactCCCTGGACAACCTTAAACACCTAATTATAAACCGTTTACgtatattttctcataattttacGGGGAACATACTAGTGGGCGTGAAGTAGATGACCCTTCAACGTACTCATAACGCACGTTCCTTGTCGTGTCTGACTAAAATACTCTACTTGCCAATCGACTCGACGATGCCCGACCGGTACCTACTGAGAGACCCCACAACCTTTCATAACCCATTAATCGAGATTACAGAAGTCACCGCATTTAGGGCTATACAGAAGAAGCCTTATATGAACAATTAGTTTTTAGATGATGAATACTTTCATGAGCATCTGACTTCGTCTCCTCTACCAATTTGCCCATTGCATACAACCACTCCCATTTTGCTATAACGAttaaataaacataaaaaGGACTGGTAAATATTACAATAAATGATCTTTTTTGACTTTTCAGGTTTAATTTCCTATGAGAGGAAACACATGTATCGTAGTTGTGTATTAAAAGTCTTAACCttctcaaattaaaaattaattatcaaaGGCCTATTGCATTGAAAAAGCTAAATCATGAAGGAGAAGCTTCTGCCTTGGCTCGGGCCGGTCCGGTGGGTCTTTAGCGGCTGAGTGAAAAATAGTCAAGGGTCAATACTAATTGCTTCGACTCTTCCGGGCCGGGCGGCGACATCATGATCTTTTAGattccttcattttttttttcgatctTATAGATTCGTCtgatgtatttcattatattgatTCTAGTAGTACAAAATGGGTATCGTAAGTTGTACTATACAATACTTTAAGAATGTCGAATAATAGATTTTGCCAAAAGTAGAGACACGCTAATAATTTTACCCGACATGTACGGCCTTTATGGAAGTCCTAGATTCGGCCAAGAGGTTAATTTTTGTGCGACATTGACAATAATGGCAAAACAAAAAAGGCTCATTAAACGTCCGAAAGCATATAAAGAACAAAGGGAAAGATATGATCAGAACATGTCAAATGCTGCAAAGTAAATgacaaaaaattcataaaaaaaaattaaggagtAAACCAATCATTtcatcaaaaatatatatatgttttatatataaatgtagcTAAGCAAACTGTCATCATCTGGCCCACtatgataaattaaaagaaagggaaagccATTGACAAGGTTGCAACTTGCTACCACCCAAGATATATGAGTATTTAATATCGAATTTCAAATGTCTGTTTTACCCTCATGTGTTCTTGCTTCCAATCTAACACATTGTAGTCacagaaacaaaaaaaaaaaaacaaaatgaaaatgaaagtaGTGAATGAATCCTAAAGTTAACAAAAAATGATGTTACAAGTCAAAAAAATTGTTGAAGAGATCCATAGATGGCAAGGGGGAAGTCATGCGGGGCGAAACAAACGGTGTCGGGCTCTGCAAGAGGCTGCTGATCTCCGAGAAGTTGAAGTTCTTGTTGTTATAGAGCATCGCCGGGCTGAAGTCGTGCAGGAAGCCGAGTGGGTTGGGGTCGGATGGCGGAGAGAAGAACGTAGCAGGTATCGGCTGAAGAGATGCTGGCCCCGGGGACAGGATTCCCGGGATCATTGCCGTCCTCTCCACGACTCGGTCCATCATGTCGATCCCTTCTAGCATGGTCACGTCATCGTCAATATCATTATCCCTCCTTGGTCTCTTGGTTATCGGTGACTTGGCGGCCCTCTCCAGGGAGGCGTACCGGGCGGCAGGGGAGACTGCACCGTTCGGATGTGAAAACGGGTCGACCCTGGGGGATGAGGAAGAGGCGGCATACTTTGGGGATGGACCCGTGAGACGTTGTACTAAGGCCATGAATTCGCTCGGATTTGTGTGGATGACCTTTGGGGAGACCGCATAGATTATGACGGGCTGCCGGGGTTGTTTAGGCGGCAGAGACGCTTGGGATGGCGGGCGTTGTGCCGCCGGCGGTTTCCGGATCTTGTGGGAGTCCTTTCGGACGCTGAGCGGTGGCGGCCTAGGCCCTTGAAGTTCTCTTCGAGGCGACTTCCCTGATGGAGGGAGATCTAATGAATCCATCCTAGCTAACTAGAGAtggcaaaaacaaaaacaaaacgGGATCGAGAGAGCGGTCGGTCCGTCAATGAAAGCACTCTTGGCGGAGGAGGACGGAGACGATgaggaagagaaaataatgtaaGAGTAGTATGTCCTCgcattattaatcaattcaaaACCAGCACAGATATAAGAGTAGAGCAAGTCAAATGGATCATTGTGAATTTAAATATTGAAAGTGgaccaaaatattttaagtgATTCGGCTGCTTAATTGTAAACCGAaatttctactttttttttctctcttttttatattttgaaattaattaggGCTCTTAAGAAAACAAGGACACGTatgtatttattaataaaaaggCCGGTTTCGGGGGGTAATAGATGTTTGAACTTGTCTAAGGGTCGACAGGAAGTGGTCAGTTTGTGTGCTCCTGCCCACGTCATGAATTTAAATTATGACGAAAGCCATTAgggcatttatttttgtataattGATGAATAAATTCAGAAATTTGCTTGCTAgtttacaaatatataaaagccaaACGATAGGAGGAGAGGAGTATGCTCCCGAACACATTTGTGACTTACTTGGATTTTTGGGCTTATGTGGATGGATTTTTAGGTGAAAAGGTGACAGCACTACCGTCCCAAAATAAATACATgggttagggttagggttttagggtttgaTATTGGTCTATAATCATTCTCTTAGATGCTTCTAATGTCTAAAAACAGAGAGATAAATGCACCACTTAATAGTCTGAAGTCCGGC is a genomic window containing:
- the LOC116204726 gene encoding protein MKS1-like produces the protein MDSLDLPPSGKSPRRELQGPRPPPLSVRKDSHKIRKPPAAQRPPSQASLPPKQPRQPVIIYAVSPKVIHTNPSEFMALVQRLTGPSPKYAASSSSPRVDPFSHPNGAVSPAARYASLERAAKSPITKRPRRDNDIDDDVTMLEGIDMMDRVVERTAMIPGILSPGPASLQPIPATFFSPPSDPNPLGFLHDFSPAMLYNNKNFNFSEISSLLQSPTPFVSPRMTSPLPSMDLFNNFFDL